The genomic DNA TGCCTTCGAGCGTGGGGTGCAACAACGGGCCATCGACGAATGCTGCCACCAGGCGCCCGGACAGCACGCCTTCAAGCATGGTCCCCGACGGCCCGGTGGAAAGGTCCAGGTCGACTTTCGGGTAACGCTGGTTATAGGCGGCCAGCAATGCCGGTATGCGCACTGCTGCGGTGCTCTCCAGCGAACCCAGGGCGAAGGTGCCTTGCGGGTCTTCGCCCGCAACCGTCAACCGGGCCTCGTGCACCAGGTCGAGAATGCGCCGGGTGTATTCGAGGAAATTCCAGCCAGCCGGCGACAGGCGCAGGCGGCTTTTCTCACGGATGAACAGCTCGACCCCCAGGTCCTCCTCCAGCTGCTTGATGCGTGTGGTCAGGTTAGACGGCACCCGATGAATATGCTGGGCGGCGGCGCTGATGCTGCCCTGTTCGGCCACCGCCTTGAAGATCTCCAATTGGACCAGATCCACAGTCATTCTCCAAACGTGAATGTTTCGCTCATTATTATTCAGTTTTCATTAAACCCCTAGCCCACTAGTCTGGCCTCACTGATGAACAACAACGAGTGTGCAGCCATGAGCCAGATCAGCAGCCTGACCCACGCCATCTCCATCGACCCGCACAGCGGCGAGCAGATCGGCAGCTACCCTTTCGACACCGACGCCGCACTGGAAGCGGCGCTGCAACGTGCCAAGGCTGGCTATCGCCAGTGGCGCCAGGTGTCGCTGGGTCAGCGCAGCGAGTACCTGCTTGCCCTGGCCGACACACTTGAGGCCAAAGCCGAAACGTTCGCGCAGATGATCAGCCGCGAAATCGGCAAGCCGATCAGCCAGGCCCGAGGTGAAGTGAGCAAGTGCGTCGGCCTGTGCCGGTGGTACGCCGAGCACGGCCCGGCGATGCTTGCGGCTGAGCCGACCCAGGTCGAAAAAGCGCGTATCGAATACCGCCCGCTGGGCCCGATCCTGGCCGTGATGCCGTGGAACTTCCCGATCTGGCAGGTGCTGCGTGGCGCCGTACCGGCGATCCTGGCCGGCAATACCTATGTGCTCAAGCATGCGCCGAACGTCATGGGCAGCGCCTATCTGATGGGCGACTTGTTCAAGGATGCGGGCTTGCCCGATGGTGTGTTCGAGGTGCTCAACGTGACCCCGGACGGTGTCACCCGCGCCATCAACGACCCGCGCATCGCTGCCGTGACATTGACCGGCAGCGTGCGTGCCGGCATGGCCATCGGCGCCCAGGCCGGTGCCGCGCTGAAGAAGTGCGTGCTCGAGCTGGGAGGCTCCGACCCGTTCATCGTCCTGGCAGACG from Pseudomonas putida includes the following:
- the ptrR gene encoding putrescine utilization regulator PtrR codes for the protein MDLVQLEIFKAVAEQGSISAAAQHIHRVPSNLTTRIKQLEEDLGVELFIREKSRLRLSPAGWNFLEYTRRILDLVHEARLTVAGEDPQGTFALGSLESTAAVRIPALLAAYNQRYPKVDLDLSTGPSGTMLEGVLSGRLVAAFVDGPLLHPTLEGMPVFEEEMVIISPLNHAPVTRAQDVNGASIYAFRANCSYRHHFENWFVQDQAVPGKIHEMESYHGMLACVSAGAGLAMLPRSMLDNMPGCSTVCAWPMSEDFRYLKTWLVWRRGTVSRSLSMFVKLLEERRAG
- a CDS encoding aldehyde dehydrogenase family protein, which produces MSQISSLTHAISIDPHSGEQIGSYPFDTDAALEAALQRAKAGYRQWRQVSLGQRSEYLLALADTLEAKAETFAQMISREIGKPISQARGEVSKCVGLCRWYAEHGPAMLAAEPTQVEKARIEYRPLGPILAVMPWNFPIWQVLRGAVPAILAGNTYVLKHAPNVMGSAYLMGDLFKDAGLPDGVFEVLNVTPDGVTRAINDPRIAAVTLTGSVRAGMAIGAQAGAALKKCVLELGGSDPFIVLADADLDAAVKAAVVGRYQNTGQVCAAAKRLIVEESIVEAFTRKFVEATRQLKVGNPLEDDTYIGPMARYDLRDELDGQVQATLAEGATLLLGGNKVEGVGNFYAPTVFGNVTADMTAFKQELFGPVAAIITARDAEHAVELANDSEFGLASTIYTADYALAERMTAALDTGGVFINGYCASDPRVAFGGVKKSGFGRELSHFGVREFTNAQTVWLDRN